ATGCGGGGCACGTTTAAATCCCGGACCAGGACGGGGAAAGGATAAGCTGAATGATCAAGTCCATCGGCAAGAGTTGCCTTCAACTCCTGCAGGAAATTTGCAAAAGGCTTGGTCCCGGCTATGCGGCTGCGCACCGGTATCATATTGATGAAAAAGCCAATCTGCGAAGAAAACTCTTCCCGCGGCCGCACCATCACCGGCATGCCGACAATAATGTCTTCCTGGCCTGAATACCGGTATAACAAGAGTTTATAGATACCCAAAAGGAAGACGGACATATTAACGTTTTGGGCACGGGCTAAAGCCCTCAGCTTTTTGCTCAAGGCCGGCGAAAGAATACTTGTGTGCGTTTCCCCCGCAAAACTCGCTTTCCCCGGACGAGGACGGTCGGCGGGTATTTCCAGCACCGGCAGTTCTCCCGACAGCTGCCGTTTCCAATAGGAACACTGTTCTTCTTTTTCCTTTCCAACCAGCATATTTTGTTCCCATTCGACATAGTCGTTATAATCATAAACAGAAGAAACCGGTTGCGGAACCTTCCCCAACACAAATTCACTATACGCGTTTAACAGTGACTCCAAAAAGATGACCGTCGAGAAGCCGTCAAAGACGATGTGGTGTATAACGATGAGTATATAGTGTTCTTGTTCGGAAAGGGAAACAAAGTGAACCCTCAGCAGCGGCCCGTTTTCCAATGAAAACGGTTCTTTGGCCTTTTTTCTTAAGTACGAGAGGATTTCATGTTTTTTTAGGCCCGAGGCGTCCTCCTGCCGGAAATCAGGCGACTGAGAAGGGCAAACGGTTCGGTAAGGTACTCCGTTTTCTTCTCTTACGGCGCTATCGAGAACGGGATACTGCTCCACAACAAAAGAACAGGCTTTCTTGAAACTGTCGGGGTGCAGCTTCCCGGATACCCGGAAACAAAGAGGAATGTTATAGGCGCTCGATTCCGGCGCGATTTTTTGCAAGGCCCACAACCCTTTCTGCCCTTCGGACAGGGCGCTCCTGCCTGACTGCCGCGCCAGCCGGCGAAGCTTCTCCCGCACTTCAAACAGCGACAGCTTGCCTTCCTTATAGGCGATAAGAATTTCTTTGCGCGTCATGCCATCTCACCCCTACCTCCATCTCCACAGAGAGCTTTAAACCTTACTTTCAACAGCAGCGCCGTTTCTTCCATCAATTTCCGGCCGATCTCGTCCACATGACGGTTTTTCCATTTTTCCAAGGGGGTGCCCTTGACCCATTGATTAAAAGCACCCAGGGCTGGCCCGCACTGGACCTGGAAGTCAACCTTCCTCTCCGTGACTCCCTTCAAAGCAAGGTGTGTTGAATAACCAGAGTACCACCTGAAGACCAGGGCCATTTTATGCTTTGGGTTATTCCTGGCCTTTTCGATTTCGTGGGCCGGACAATAAGAACAAACTTCTTCCCAGACTTCCTCGAAACTTTTCTGAAAATAACGTTCCTGGATTTGTTCCTTCATTTTTTCGTCCAGCTCTTCGAGAGAATCATAGCGCCGGTAGAGGTCAAAAAGCTTGCTGGCTCTTGCCGGGAAAAATACTCCCTTCCTTAAGACCTGGACCTTGGCCCCGAGCTCAAACATATCACCCGCAGGGGCGTAGTCGGTATCCTGAACATTGATATCTTCCAGCATGTCCTTTACTACCTCGCTGGTCCCAGCCTCGACGGTGCACTGGTTAATGGAACCGGTAACAATGAACTCGGCTCCCAAAATGAAAGCGGCGGCCGCCGATTCCGGGGCGCCTATTCCTCCCGCCGCTCCGACCCTGATTCTATGCGGATACCGGTACTTGGCCATCATTTCATCCCGCAGTTTAAGCATGGCTGGCATCAGGACGGCAGCAACGCCCCGGTCGGTATGGCCGGCCGAATCTGCTTCCACGCAAATATCATCAGCCAGCGCTATTTCTGGTGACAGTCGTGCTTCTTCGCTGGTGATGCTTTTTTCGGCCAACAGTTTGTCGACGAACCTTTGGGGAACCGGGCTGAGAAAAATCTCGGCCACTTCCGGCCGGGATAACTTGGCGATAACCCTGTTGGCCGCCCTCACTTTTCCTTCATCGTTCCGGTACAGTCCTTTCAGGCGGTACCTGGCCAAGGCCTTACTCACACTCATATAAGCCGATGCTTCCACATTGCGAATCCCGTATTTTATGAAAAGGTCGACCATATTTTCCTCCCAGCCGGGATCAACGGGATTATAAACAAGATTCAGGCCGTAGGGTTCTCCGTTTGACAGCTCGCTTTGAATTCCCCGGATAGCCTCTTCCACCGTGTAGGGATCAAGGCCGCCCGTCCCGAAAAAGCCCATCATTCCAGCCTTGCCGAGCCTGACCACCATTTCTTTGGATGATATGCCCCGGTACATGGACCCGGCCAGGTAGGCGTATTTGAGATTGTAATCTTTTTTAAACTCCCTGTCGCCAAGCGTAAAGGCGGTTACCTCAATGTCTTGCCGTACCGGTCCGGCCTCCTCGGCCTGCTGCACATGCGGCGCTGCCGTTTCTTCTACAAATGCCTTGACCCCGGCTGTTTCCTGCTCCGCTTCGTCCTTTTCTTCGTCAACTCCATACAGCGGCTGCGCTTCCTTTAAAATGTTTTTAACGAGCTCTGTCAGGATGTTCCCTGGGCCCACCTGTTCCATCTCCACGACGCCTTTTCCCATTAAATACCTGATGCTGTCCAGCCACTTAACCGAACCTGTGATCTGGTCCACCAGGTTCCTTTTTACCTCCCCTTTTCGATAAGGCCTGGCCCGGACATTGGAAATAACGGGTATTATCGGGTCCATGAGCTGGTAATTATCAAGGAATTCGGCGAATTCCGCCTTAACCTCCTCCATGTACCTGGAGTGGAAAGCTCCGCTGACCTTCAAAACGGCATACATTTTTGCTCCTGCTTTTTCAAACGCCGCCCTGGCTTTTTCGATATCTTCCGCAGGACCTGAGATAACGGTTTGGGAAGTGCTGTTAAAATTAGCAATATCAATTGACTTAAAGCCGCCGGCCTCGAGGACCTCCGCGATTTTTGCCGGGCTTAACCCAATAACCGCGGCCATCCCCCCTCCCGCAACCCTGCTCATCAGTTCCCCCCGCTTTTGAACCAGCCTTAGGCCGGTGGCAAAATCGAAGGAGCCCGCCGCTAACAGCGCGTTGTATTCCCCAAGGCTGTGCCCCGCCGTATAAGCCGGCTTTTTCCCCGTTTCTTCAATTTTCTTCAGATACGACAGGGCATTAACCACATACAAAGCCGGCTGCGTATAGCGCGTCTGCGTCAGTTTGTTTTCCGGGTCCTCAAGGCAGAGTTCCCTTATGGAATACCCCAGGATTTCATCGGCCTGGGCTGTTAAGTCCTTAAACTCGTCGAACAGCGTTTTCCCCATCCCTTTATGCTGAGAACCCTGGCCGGGAAACAAGTAAGCGGTCATTTTTTGAACCGTCCTTTCCTTTTTGATTTTTACCACTGCGGGAATCAAATCCCGAATCTTACTTAAACCGTCCAACTCTTTCCCGAAAGGAGTCAGTACGGGAAGCGCCAAAGACT
Above is a genomic segment from Peptococcaceae bacterium containing:
- the fabD gene encoding ACP S-malonyltransferase, which gives rise to MDELSNPVVFMFSGQGSQYYEMGKELYASNSVFRSWMLRLDEVVRQAGGWSVLPVLYGTGKKKNESFVDIRFTHPAIFMVEYALTQVLLAEGIKPDYVLGASLGEYAAAALAKVMEAEEMLEILVRQANLLDTRCKPGGMLAVLAEPALYQQDEFINENSEMAAENYSTHFVLSGELEKLALLERYLKKKGIITQQLPVSHGFHSFLLDPAAQEYLALLKTKKFNPPLIPMISCLYGNQATSVGPEYFWEVARRPIRFARSIEFLENRGTHVYLDLGPSGTLAGFAKRLLAKGSKSLALPVLTPFGKELDGLSKIRDLIPAVVKIKKERTVQKMTAYLFPGQGSQHKGMGKTLFDEFKDLTAQADEILGYSIRELCLEDPENKLTQTRYTQPALYVVNALSYLKKIEETGKKPAYTAGHSLGEYNALLAAGSFDFATGLRLVQKRGELMSRVAGGGMAAVIGLSPAKIAEVLEAGGFKSIDIANFNSTSQTVISGPAEDIEKARAAFEKAGAKMYAVLKVSGAFHSRYMEEVKAEFAEFLDNYQLMDPIIPVISNVRARPYRKGEVKRNLVDQITGSVKWLDSIRYLMGKGVVEMEQVGPGNILTELVKNILKEAQPLYGVDEEKDEAEQETAGVKAFVEETAAPHVQQAEEAGPVRQDIEVTAFTLGDREFKKDYNLKYAYLAGSMYRGISSKEMVVRLGKAGMMGFFGTGGLDPYTVEEAIRGIQSELSNGEPYGLNLVYNPVDPGWEENMVDLFIKYGIRNVEASAYMSVSKALARYRLKGLYRNDEGKVRAANRVIAKLSRPEVAEIFLSPVPQRFVDKLLAEKSITSEEARLSPEIALADDICVEADSAGHTDRGVAAVLMPAMLKLRDEMMAKYRYPHRIRVGAAGGIGAPESAAAAFILGAEFIVTGSINQCTVEAGTSEVVKDMLEDINVQDTDYAPAGDMFELGAKVQVLRKGVFFPARASKLFDLYRRYDSLEELDEKMKEQIQERYFQKSFEEVWEEVCSYCPAHEIEKARNNPKHKMALVFRWYSGYSTHLALKGVTERKVDFQVQCGPALGAFNQWVKGTPLEKWKNRHVDEIGRKLMEETALLLKVRFKALCGDGGRGEMA